GACCGGCTGCGGGCCGCCGTAACCGCCGGGGAGCGCGCCGAGGGGCACCGGGACCCGTCCGCGCTGGTACTGGCGGCGGCGGACCCGGCGAACGCCTATGGCGCGGCCCTGCCCTGGCCCGAGCCCCCGCCGGGCGCGACCCACAAGCCGGGGCGGAAGGCGGGCTCCCTGGTGGTCCTGGTGGACGGCGGGCTGACCCTGTACGTGGAGCGCGGCGGCAGGACTCTGCTCGCCTGGTCGGCGTCCCCCGAGGACCCCGCACTGCGCACCGCCGTGGCGGCGCTCGCCGACGCCGCCCGCGCGGGGACGCTGGGGCCGGTGACGGTGGAGCGGGCCAACGGCGCCCCCGCCCTGACCTCCCCGCTGGCCCCCGCCCTGGAGACGGCGGGCTTCCACGCCACCCCGAAGGGCCTGCGCATACGCCCCTGACCGCACGCCGCACCCGGAGCCGCGCCCGCACCGGAGCCACCCCCGCGCGGTCCGGTCCCGGCCCGCGCCGGTGATCCGGCCCAGCCGCCACGGCCACCGGCCACCCCCGCACCGCTCGCGCCGCCCGTGGAGCCGCCCCGGTGCCGCGGCGGAGGGCGCCGGGCGCGCGCTCGGACAGCGGGTCGTCGGCAGTCCGTGCCCTCCCGGCTCGGGCTGACCCACCGGCTGCTGTCCCCGCACCGTGCGCCCGGCGCCACTGTGGAGCCGCCCCGGTGACGGTGCCGCCCCCGCCGGACCGATCCGAGCGGGGTCACGCTCGCCTCCGACGGCGGCGAGGTCCACCGCGCCGCCGACACCCGCGCCACCCAGGGAGCCCGCACCTCCCCCACCACCGGCCCGCGGCCGACCCCCGCCCCGCATCGCGCATCATGGAGGCATGCCCGAAGGTGACACCGTCTGGCGGACCGCGAAGCGTCTGGACACCGCTCTGGCGGGGCGGGAGCTGACCCGGTCCGAGCTGCGGGTGCCCCGGTACGCGACGGCCGACCTCACCGGGCGGCGGGTGCTGGAAGTGGTACCGCGCGGCAAGCATCTGCTGGCCCGGTTCGAGGGCGGGCTCACCCTGCACTCGCATCTGCGGATGGACGGGGCGTGGCGGGTCTTCCCGGCGGGCGAACGCCCGCGCGGAGGGCCGGAGCACCAGATCCGGGCCGTCCTCGGCACCTCGTCCCACACCGCCGTCGGCTATCGGCTGCCGGTCCTGGAACTGCTGCGCACCACCGACGAACAGAAGGTGGTGGGCCATCTCGGCCCGGATCTCCTCGGCCCGGACTGGGACCCCGCCGCCGCACGCGAACGGCTGCTCGCCGATCCGTCCCGGCCGCTGGGCGAGGCCCTGCTCGACCAGCGCAACCTCGCCGGAATCGGCAATGTCTACAAGTGCGAGCTGGCCTTTCTCGCCGGGGTGACGCCCTGGCTCCCGGTGGGCGAGCTGCCCGAAGGGGTTCTGGAGCGACTGCTCGCGACCGCCCACCGGCTGCTGGAGGAGAACAGGGACGCGGTCGAGCGCCGGACCACGGCCGCCGGTTCCCGGGCGGGGTCCCGGCTCCATGTCCACGGCCGTGCGGGCCGCCCCTGCCCCCGCTGCGGCACCCCCGTCCGCCGCAGCGGTCCGGGCCGCGCCGGGGACGAACGGATCAGCTACTGGTGCCCCGGCTGCCAGTCCGGACCGCTTGATTGACAGCCCGTCAGATACGGTCGTACGGTCCCCGCATGGCGCTCACGGCGTACGACCTCAGCGGAAGAACGGCGTTGGTCACCGGGGCGGCGAGCGGCATCGGCCGGGCTTCGGCGGTCCTGCTGGCACAGGCGGGAGCGGACGTCCACTGCGCCGACATCGACACCGAGGGGTTGGCCGGGACCCTCGATCTGATCGCGAAGGCCCCGGGGCGGGGAGCGGCCCACACCCTGGACGTCACCGACCGGGCCGCCGTGGCCGCACTGGTCGGAAGCGTCGCCGCCGGGGAAGGGCGGCTGGACATCGCCGCCGCCATAGCGGGCATCGTGCACACCGGCCCGGCCCTGGAGACCACGGACGAGGATCTGGAACGGGTGCTCGCGGTCAATCTCAAGGGTGTGCTGTACCTCTGCCAGGAGGCGGCCCGGGCGATGATCGCGGACGGCGCGCCGGGCTCGATCATCACGATGTCCTCGGGCTCGGTGGACGTGGGATACCCGGGGCTCCTCCCGTACAGCGTGTCCAAGGCCGCCGTGGTCCAGTTGACCCGGACCTTCGCCACGGAGCTGGGCCCGCACCGCATCCGGGTGAACAGCGTCGCACCCGGCTGGATACGCACCCCGATGATGGCGCCGGGGCCAGCGCCGGGGCATCCGGAGACGGCGGCCCGGCTGGCGACCCCCGAGCAGATCGCCGAACGCGCCCCGCTGGGCCGGGTCGGTGAACCGGAGGACGTGGCGCACTCGGTCCTCTTCCTGGCGTCCGACGCGTCCGCCTACCTCACCGGCCAGATCATCCGTCCGAACGGCGGGCTGACGATGCCCTGGTGACCGTGTCCCCGCCGGGACCGCCACCGCCGCCCGACCCGCCGCGGCCACCGCCGCCACCGGCCGGACCCGGACCGCCACCGTCCCCCGGCATCCCCGGACCCTCCGCTCCCCGGCGGCGCGGCCCCCTCCAGCACAGCGCACGCGGCCGAAGGCCCCCGCGCCGCCGCCGGGGAGCGGTCACATGCACCGGCAGCAGACTCAGGCCCCAGCCGCCCGCCACCACCATCCCCTCGGTCAGACCGGCCCGCTCCGGCGCCGTGACGAGCCGTATCAGCGCCCACCACCAGACCCCGCCCGCCGCGAGCGCGACAAGCACCGAGAGCACGGCCCCGGCCCCGAGGGCGCCTCCGCGACACTCCATGGCTGCTGCCTCCCTCGGAACCACGCTAGACCTGGGAGATCACCCACAGGGAGGGCGCACCGGGGTCGGGTCCGGGCGCACACGTCCCGGAAACACGCGCGTCCCCGATCACGCTTCCCCGGTCACACCCGCCCGGGCACACCCGCCCGGGCACACCTGCCGGTCACATCGGCTCCGCCCCGTCCGGCCCCGGCACCCGAAGGACCGCCCGGGGCCGGACCAGGGCACCGGGACCGTCTCACACACTCTCCGCCTGGAACATCCACGAGTGCTTTTCGAGATCGCCGGTGAGGCCGATCAGGATGTCCTGGCTCACCGGGTCGGGGTCGCCGGTCGTCGCGATGCGCTCCCGCATCCGTACGATCACCGCGTCCAGGGCCCGTACGAGCACCTGGATGGCGTCGCCGTCCTTGATCCATCCCTCCGGTACGGTGCCGATCGCGCTCTGGGCCGCCACCGTGGCCGCCCGTCCGTCGGGGGTGACCCCGATCGCCGCGCACCGCTCGGCCACCGTGTCCGAGTGCAGCCGGGCGGTGTCCACCACCTCGTCCAGTTGGAGATGGACGGACCGGAAGCGGGGCCCGACGACGTTCCAGTGGACCTGCTTGGCCACGAGGGAGAGATCCACCAGATCCACGAGCGCGCCCCGCAGCGCCTCCCCGACGGTTTTGAGATCCGCGTCGGACAGAGGACTCTTCACGACAGACATACGGGGCCTCCAGTCGGTTGTCGGCGTTTTCCACCATGACACAGCCCCACGGAACGGACCTGCGGACGGATCTCTCTCCGCCCGCCGCCCATGCCCCGCGGCGGTCACTGTCCGCGACCGATCGGGGCGGCCTCCGGGGCGCTCGTCCCGCCCTTCCGGCGGCTGACCGCCTCCGCCATCACGTGATGCGGGTACCACGGCTTCAGCGGGACTTCAGCCCCGCTGAAGCCGCACCCAAGAAATCGACGGTCCCGCCCAGGAGACCGACGGTCCCACGCAAGAACCCCGGCCCACCGCCCCAGAGGGCAGCGACCGGGGTTCGCATCGCACCACACCGTATCCGCACCATCCGGAACGTCTCCTTCCGGTGCGGTGTCGCCGAGGGCCGCAAAACGCCGTACCAAACGGCACGGCGGAACGGTTCGACGCCCTGCGCACTACGCCGCGACGACGTCGACGGCCTCCGTCGGCGCCTTGATCGTCACTCGCTCCGTCGGCACACCGGTGACCGATGTGACGGAGACGGAGTTCAGCATCGTACGAACCGGTGTGGGCACCGGCTCGGTGGCCGCGGCCGAAGCAGCCAGCTCAGCCAGCGACAGCTCGTCGCTGACCTCCCTCATGAGCTCGGACATCCGTACGTCCAACGCGTCGCAGATCGCGGAGAGCAGCTCGGAGGAAGCCTCCTTCTGCCCCCGCTCCACCTCGGAGAGATAGCCGAGCGAGACTCGGGCGGACGAGGAGACTTCGCGCAGAGTACGGCCCTGGCGCTGGCGCTGCCGACGCAGCACGTCACCCAGCAGGCGACGGAGCAGAATCATCGGTGGCTCCCTCCTCGGACCGTGTTACCGCATCCTTCACGCCCCACCGTACCGCCTTGTGCTGCGGCCGTGCGGGGAGCGATGTCGTGTTCACTCAGGGCTGCAAACATCAATTCCCCCCGTTCTGTTCCGTATCCTGTGCCCGCGCCGTCCCCAGCAGTTCGTCCAGCAGCAGCGCGAGTACGCTCCGTACACTTTCCTTACGGATTTCCGCACGGCTGCCGTTCAATCGCAGTGCGGCGGTTTTCCCCGCCCCGGAGGGTCCCGCGATCGCCACATGGACGGTGCCGACGGGGCTGCCGTCCTGCGGGGCGGGTCCCGCGACGCCGGTGGTGGCCATGCCCCAGCCGGCCCCGAGCGCCCGGCGCACACCGGCCGCCATCTGCCGCGCGACCTCGGCGTCCACCGCTCCGCGGGTCTTCAGCAGGGTCCCGTCGACCCCCAGGAGATCCCGTTTCAGATCGGTGGCGTAGGCCGTGACGGAACCGCGGAAGACCGCCGACGCCCCCGGCACCGCCGTCAGCTCTGCGGCCAGCAGGCCACCCGTCAGGGACTCGGCGGCGGCCAGCGTCTCACCACGCTCCGCGAGCAGGGCCAGGACCCGGGCCGCCTCGGTCACCGTCCGGTTCCCGCCGTGCCGCGCGCCTTGGCCAGTCCCCGCCGTCTCAGCGTGACCGCCTGTCGCACATAGTCGAGCCCGGTGACGACCGTCAGCACCACGGCGACGCCCATCACCCAGAAGCGGAGGGTGGCCAGCGGTCCGGTCAGCACCAGGACATACATCCCGACCGCCGTACCCTGGGCCAGGGTCTTGATCTTGCCGCCCCGACTGGCCGGAATCACTCCATGGCGGATCACCCAGAACCGCATCAGGGTGACGCCCAGCTCCCGGAAGAGAATCACCGCGGTGACCCACCAGGGGAGATCCCCGAGCGCCGACAGACAGATCAGACCGGCGGCCATGATCGCCTTGTCGGCGATCGGGTCGGCGATCTTCCCGAAGTCGGTGACCAGGTTGTAGGTCCGTGCCAGATGCCCGTCGAAGATGTCCGTGATCATCGCGACGGCGAACGCCGCCCACGCCCAGGCGCGCCAGACGGGGTCGTATCCACCGCCCTGGAGCATCAGCAGGACAAAGCCGGGCACCAGCACCAGACGGAGCATGGTGAGGACATTGGCGATGTTCCAGAGGCTGGCCTGGTTGACGGCCGCAGCGCCCAGCTTGCCACCGGGGGCGGGCCTGCCGGAGCCGCCCCCCGCGGATGCCGGCGCTCCGGTCATCTGCCCGCCTCCTCGCCCGGGGTCCCGCCGCCGGTCCGCACGTCCTCGCAGTGGTCGGCCAGCAGATCGACGCCCTCCGCGCCGACGGCCTTGGCCACGACCATACGGCCGGGCACCAGACCCTCGCTCGCGGTGAACAGGATCTGTCCGTCGGTCTCCGGCGCCTGGTGCGCCGCGCGGCCCACCGCGCCGTCCTCCGCGTCGACCGACTCGACCAGGACCTCCAGCGTCTCGCCCACCCGCTCCTCGGCACGCTGGGCGGTCAGCTCCTCGGCGAGCCGGGACAGATGGGCCAGCCGCTCGGCGACGACGTCCTCGTCCAGCTTGTTCCCGTACCCGGCGGCCTCGGTGCCGTCCTCGTCGGAGTAGCCGAACACCCCGATGGCG
The nucleotide sequence above comes from Streptomyces clavuligerus. Encoded proteins:
- a CDS encoding CinA family protein, which codes for MTEAARVLALLAERGETLAAAESLTGGLLAAELTAVPGASAVFRGSVTAYATDLKRDLLGVDGTLLKTRGAVDAEVARQMAAGVRRALGAGWGMATTGVAGPAPQDGSPVGTVHVAIAGPSGAGKTAALRLNGSRAEIRKESVRSVLALLLDELLGTARAQDTEQNGGN
- a CDS encoding helix-turn-helix domain-containing protein yields the protein MILLRRLLGDVLRRQRQRQGRTLREVSSSARVSLGYLSEVERGQKEASSELLSAICDALDVRMSELMREVSDELSLAELAASAAATEPVPTPVRTMLNSVSVTSVTGVPTERVTIKAPTEAVDVVAA
- a CDS encoding SDR family NAD(P)-dependent oxidoreductase; this encodes MALTAYDLSGRTALVTGAASGIGRASAVLLAQAGADVHCADIDTEGLAGTLDLIAKAPGRGAAHTLDVTDRAAVAALVGSVAAGEGRLDIAAAIAGIVHTGPALETTDEDLERVLAVNLKGVLYLCQEAARAMIADGAPGSIITMSSGSVDVGYPGLLPYSVSKAAVVQLTRTFATELGPHRIRVNSVAPGWIRTPMMAPGPAPGHPETAARLATPEQIAERAPLGRVGEPEDVAHSVLFLASDASAYLTGQIIRPNGGLTMPW
- a CDS encoding Dps family protein, with product MSVVKSPLSDADLKTVGEALRGALVDLVDLSLVAKQVHWNVVGPRFRSVHLQLDEVVDTARLHSDTVAERCAAIGVTPDGRAATVAAQSAIGTVPEGWIKDGDAIQVLVRALDAVIVRMRERIATTGDPDPVSQDILIGLTGDLEKHSWMFQAESV
- a CDS encoding Fpg/Nei family DNA glycosylase → MPEGDTVWRTAKRLDTALAGRELTRSELRVPRYATADLTGRRVLEVVPRGKHLLARFEGGLTLHSHLRMDGAWRVFPAGERPRGGPEHQIRAVLGTSSHTAVGYRLPVLELLRTTDEQKVVGHLGPDLLGPDWDPAAARERLLADPSRPLGEALLDQRNLAGIGNVYKCELAFLAGVTPWLPVGELPEGVLERLLATAHRLLEENRDAVERRTTAAGSRAGSRLHVHGRAGRPCPRCGTPVRRSGPGRAGDERISYWCPGCQSGPLD
- the pgsA gene encoding CDP-diacylglycerol--glycerol-3-phosphate 3-phosphatidyltransferase yields the protein MTGAPASAGGGSGRPAPGGKLGAAAVNQASLWNIANVLTMLRLVLVPGFVLLMLQGGGYDPVWRAWAWAAFAVAMITDIFDGHLARTYNLVTDFGKIADPIADKAIMAAGLICLSALGDLPWWVTAVILFRELGVTLMRFWVIRHGVIPASRGGKIKTLAQGTAVGMYVLVLTGPLATLRFWVMGVAVVLTVVTGLDYVRQAVTLRRRGLAKARGTAGTGR